Within the Setaria viridis chromosome 3, Setaria_viridis_v4.0, whole genome shotgun sequence genome, the region CAAAGTCCTCTCTGCTTTTGCAGCGTGCCCAGCGACGAGCCGATGGACAGCTCCCACACCACAGATTTTCAGTCGAAAAAAAGGACTCCACGGTCCTCACATGCACCTGCGCCGCTGACAACTCTACTTAAAAAAATACGTTCGTGTATTCTACTACTACTGCATTAGCATTACCTCATCCGAATACACTCGTAGTACGGCGTGTCACATCACGGAAAGATTAAAGTAAAAATGGTCAGCAGAAAGAGCTGGAAGAACCAAGCAACCTTGTTCTTGTGCCCTTGTCTGATCTTTGCTCAATAAAGCACGCTGGTGAAGGTGGTGATGCAATTGTTTTTTAACCCCCAAAATTGGCAGCGCGGAGAATGGCAGATGAAAGCGATGCATAGGCCAAATTAGAAGTGATCCGGAAATACTGCTAGTTTAATTAGATATGTGGTTTCTTTGCGCCCACTGGAATCTGAATTTGTTTGTACCTACACACGCAGATTTGAACTAGGGATACGAAATTGCAGTCATGACAACAATCTGAAAGTGCCGTCTTGAGTTCCCAATGCAAAAGAGAACGAACGAAAGGCAAAATTGCGGCACATACCTCGATGCCGTCGATCTCCAGGAACACCTTCTCGCCGCCCTTGATGGTGAACTCGGACGCCGGCTTGGGCGGGCCGTTCTCGAGGTCGCCGGCGCGGCTCAGCCCGCCGTACTGCACCGGCACCAGCTCCGGCCGGATGAACCTGCGGTGGATTTTTACAGGAGCATTAGCATTAGCATTGCTGGTTTCACTGGTGCGcccaagaagagaagaaggaaatcTGAAGTAGAATTACTTGTATAGCGTCTCTGCGACGTTGCCCTCGCGCGCGATGACAAACTTGCTCTTGGTGCGCTCCGTGAGGAAGGGCGAGATCATGGAGAAGAGCACGGAGAAGTACCACGGCACGTTGATGAACACCTGCATTATTGGGTAGCTCAGGAATACGAAACGCAGCAAGGAAAGAGAAGCCACAAGCAAGCCTGGTGCTCGACGAAATGCAGGGGCCAGGGGGGTTGGTACCTTGCGCGCCACCATCTCCGGGTAGTTGTCCTGGAAGAGCGAGAGGATCTGGTTGCTGGCAGCCCTGAGCTCGCGCTTGGGCATGTCCTTGAGGTCGGTGACCTGTATGATGGCGTTGACGCCCCCCGGCCTGAGGCTGAGCGCCCTGACGCCGCGCTCCATGACCTGTACGCGCCAGCGGAGGAAGCGCGCGAggcggtcgccgtcgccgaagACGCGCTCGTACATGCCGCGGTCCTTGAAGACGCCGTAAGCGTTGTAGCAGACGGGGTGGCCGTCGCGGTCCCAGCCGTGCATGTAGGCGACCACCCCCTCCAGGTCCTTGAAGCCCAGGTCCTCGTCCAGCACCGCGTCGGCGCCGAACTCGGCGCGCCACGCCGCGCAGCGGAGGAGCATGGCGTGCGCGTCGCGGACGCGGAAGTCGCGCGCGCGGAGGAACTTGAGGAGCACCACGTCCGCGCGCTCGTCGGCGGCAGGAGTGGCGGCAGTGCcgtcggctgcggcggccggaggagggGACTGGGGGTTGAGCGGGACGCCCCAGATGGAGATTGGGTCCGGGTGCGTGGCGAGCAGCGCCTTGAGGTCGGCGAGCGCGCGGAGCTCGGAGggcgggagcgcggcggcgacgtacGAGTCCTCCTTGAAGGAGGCGGAGCGGAGCAGCGCGGTGGCGTCCATGAGCGAGGACATGAGGCTGCGCTTGGCGCCCTtggaggagggcgccggcgccgcggcgggcgcgggggacgGGGTGGTGGTGGGAGACATGGCCTCTCTTGACTCCTGACTCCTGCTAGGTGTGGGGGAGgccgggagggggaggggagggaggattGGGAAGGTGACAAGCAGGGCCTCTGCGGGAAtggtggaagaggaggaggttttgaaatgggaggaggaggaggaggaggaggaggattttgGAGTGGAGCGAGCGGAGGCGTGAGGCGAGCGTTATGATGGCCGCGCCGCGCGTGGGGTTggggccggaggaggaggagctgcgaGCTGGCTCACTGGAtgctgcgcgcggccggcccccgctctcccgcgccgccgatTTTAAGAGCGCGCGAGAAAAATATGACCGGGAGGGGGGCTTGTTTTAGAGTTGACACTGACAGCATTACCCCTCCAATCTTTTGGACAGAATTCTCTGTGGTTCCCAAACAAGAGTAAAACCTGCTAAGGCGAGTCTGACTGCATGGTTTTTTTCCAAACAACACCGGAGGAAGGTCCCCACCTACATATTCCATTGATCGAAAGAGTTTGTTACAGCACAGGTCCTGACATACCAGGAGCAAAATTACATAAGCGCATGGTTTCATCGCACCATTACCATCGgtgcatagtttcattgcaCAATTTTATAGATAACTtaaattatttaatttttaTATTGTACTATAATAAATGTACCTGACCATGAAATCATAACATGCCCAGTGCAAGTTCCATGGATTTCATGGGACTTGGTTAACAGCGGCCATTGGGAGTTTTTGAGGGCAACTAGTTTAACGGCTGCCCAGCTCCCctagtaactttttttttcctgtataGCAGTACACTAGACGCTCACAAACGCATGCATACTCATCCATATGAATACACACATGCAATCCTACTCTTATGAGCACTCTAAGAGATTGAGCTCGTAGATCCTCGAGATTCACGAAGTCACCGTTAGCATGTCGCTATCGACGGGCACTTCATataccactaaaagaatagcATCGGTTAAATATtggaataaatttagaaaaatacaaTCACCAGTATCAAGTCGAGGACTCAAATTTTAGTGAGTAGGTTTCACCACAAGAAACCTTGTCAATTGAGCACTCAATTCGCACAATGGGCTAGTAATGGCTTTTAGAGATTTATTTATGGATAAATGATGGATCCGCATGtaactaatttttttttatttttctctagtCTAACATCAGTACATTTTCATCTTTTATTTAGTTGTCCTATTGATTGTTTTTCCCTTTCAGATTATGGCTCCATGTGTCTTTAATAGATCTGAGCATTTTAAGCCCCGCGGGCTCAGCCCAAGCCTGATGGGTTTTGGACTGCCCACGATAGCTGCTGGGCTGGATATGGTTAGGGAAACCAAGCTCGAAAAAGAGCAGACCAACCTGAGCCCATCTAAACaattaattttaattatttttcaactaaaaaacGGGAAGCCCGAGCTTGACCGAAAACTCGACCCGACAATGTCCATGGGATTGTCATGGGCACAAATTTTTGACCCCAAATGAATCGGGCTTTCTTTAACCCGACCCGCAAAATGCTCAGATCTAATCTTTAACTTGTGTttagttgaaagttgaaacttaACTTGAGCCATAATTAGAGTATGGTTTGATATTATATTTCATAATTAGAGATGAACATTTTGCGAGCTGGGTTGAGCTCGGACTAACAAAAGCCCTCCCATTAACCCATCAGGCCGGTAAATTTGGGGCCAAATTGAGCCGAGCCGCCCACTAGTTTTTTAGTTCAACGTTAATTCATTTTAATATTTTCAATCAGTTCAATTTTTTCGGGCCTGAAAACCAGCGTCAAGCCGGCCGTAAATGAGCTTCGATCGAGTCAGGGGGTTATTTTGCTCAGGCCTATTCATAATGATATAGGTAGGGATCGTATtaatttagattatttttacaATGGTAGAGGTGGATAATTTTGGCATATGtttattttatttcaaacttattttaaaatGGTAGATGCGAgcaatttttttaacaaacaaaatagtttcaatgatcatAATCATCGCGAAGGGCATTTAGCTTAGTGGTTAGAGTATCTGAGTAGCACCCAGCAGGCTCGGGTTTGACTCCCCGTGAGAGCAAATTAAACGGGTCTagaataaaagaaatataaaaaatataggtACAAACTTCCCTTGCTGAATTTGGTCAAAGTGATCATAATTATTACGGTTGATTAGAGCCAACCAAACGAACGGTGTTCTTTTATTTATTAAGAATTTCCTTCATGCAtcatttttctaaatacatttCAATAGGTTTTTATATGCAATTCTAGCAATATTACTTTTCTACACATTAATCTTGCCTTATACCATACAAAAGTCACTAAAATGAGTAATTATTTTTCCAGCAGTTTTTTCTTACAAGTAGTCAATGGTTTTAGTATGTTTGGTTAATTAGCtataagggcagtcccaatgggagaaaccaacctagtttccatagtctaggatattgtatcaagaaatcatcctttacaatgcaacttttttatctagagtctaaacaaaaatccaaccaatcattctcccttctagtaccagatcctctgtgcatcatgtaaaggagcttgagtgatgggtagcagcggtgcaagcgcaaaggatccggcaataagtaagaagaaactacttgggtctccCCAATGCAGATTTGCTGGTTTCTTAGCTCATTGGTGCGCGTGAGGACTTGAtttcctctctaagaaatggtttctctctctccataataaatctactgccacatcagcaaattgcttagttggcatgataattaagagggatagaaactatcatcaatatcccattgggactgccctaaaCTGTGTGGGGGCAAGAAGGCTTTGACTTATTATGTTATTAGTAAAATTTCCAAAATCAGAGAGAAAAATTGTAACTATACTTAAAAATTGTCGGCCatttgaaaaagaaagaaagtacTAATAACATTATAGGACACTTAAATAGTTAAATGTAAGGAAAGATGGAACTATTAGTGTTGGCAAATCCTTCCATGCCGATCAAAAGTTTGGCAAAGATGGAACTATAATCGTTGAACCTCGGGCAGGTTTGTTTAAAGAGTTGGAACACATGGTGCTACTAGTACGTGGTTAAAAACAAACTTCCGCTACATTTTCTCATCTCCCTAATTCTTTTTCTTAGTAAAACACTTCCACGGTTTAGAAATATTCGCGCACATGTAACGTCGTTTGTGGCTGTGGGTAGCCTAAATTCTACTGGGCTCAACCTAGCTGGGCCTGATTCTAATGGGCTCGTACTGATGTCAGGTCTGTTCGGGCAGCACAAAATTTAGTTATCAGTAAATTagaccctgtttggcacggctccactcctaaactccagcaactccatcaaaaaattcagccaaacagcCAAACTCCAAAACtacatggagttgccaactccatggagctgtagtgcaaataaaggtggagttttggagcacctcttttgctactccagaaacctctcttttgaacctcctcgtgaagttggtaggtaattacccaccaatgccactggttacacaaaaaaacgtttcattctattctcccttctattctcccgagccccactcgccgccagagccccgcccgtcgccgcccccgtggccggccggccccgccgcctgtcgccgcccggcgacgcccgtcgcccgtcgtcgcctgtcgccgcccccgtggcctgccggccccgccgcccgtcgccgccccgccgcccgtcgccgcccgccgtaCCTGTCGCCGCGCCCATCGCCCGTCGTcatgcccgtcgccgcccaagctgccccgccgcccgtcgccacccgccgcccgtcgtcgcccgtcgccgcccccgtggccggccggccccgccgcccatcgccgccccgccgcccgtcgtcgcgcCCATCGCCCGTCGtcgtgcccgtcgccgcccaagctgccccgccgcccttcgccgcctgccgcccgtcgtcgcccgtcgccgcccgccgcgcccgtcgccacgcccgtcgccgcccaagctgccccgccgcccgtcgccgcccacccctccgcccgccccccaccccgccgcccaccccgccgctcgtggagggtctcccatgtgcggcacagtgcagtggaaaaaggggaagaagaagatgggatagagaggatgacaagtggggccttaattggggggcaacaatggcaatccacactgaaatcgatcttttttggagctgagagcacccatctagccaaacaccccatttttgttctggagttttggagcggagctagctccatgtggagttctggagtggagcagctccattcggagttggagccatgccaaacagggccttaatgtttttttttgaacaatatCGGGGGGAGATCCCCATCTACATTCATCCATTGGACAAAATATGGCTTAGTTACACAAATAAACCTAGCATACCAGGTAGATACATTGAGATGATGAGAAGAGAGGAAGCTACACAATCGAAAGGGGAGAGTTACAAGCGAGCCAT harbors:
- the LOC117850797 gene encoding patellin-6; protein product: MSPTTTPSPAPAAAPAPSSKGAKRSLMSSLMDATALLRSASFKEDSYVAAALPPSELRALADLKALLATHPDPISIWGVPLNPQSPPPAAAADGTAATPAADERADVVLLKFLRARDFRVRDAHAMLLRCAAWRAEFGADAVLDEDLGFKDLEGVVAYMHGWDRDGHPVCYNAYGVFKDRGMYERVFGDGDRLARFLRWRVQVMERGVRALSLRPGGVNAIIQVTDLKDMPKRELRAASNQILSLFQDNYPEMVARKVFINVPWYFSVLFSMISPFLTERTKSKFVIAREGNVAETLYKFIRPELVPVQYGGLSRAGDLENGPPKPASEFTIKGGEKVFLEIDGIEAGATITWDLVVGGWDLEYGAEYVPAAEESYTLCVEKTRMVLATAEEPVHNAFTAREAGKMVLSIDNSGSRKRKVAAYRYFVRKPSA